From Polycladomyces subterraneus:
TCCCCACCGACAGAACCGTTAGCGCGGGACGTCGTGTCGGGACCCAGCTGAACACCAAATTCCTGGGCGATTTCGGCTTTCATTTGATCCAGGGCTTGACGAGCACCAGGAGACAAAATTCGGTTGTTACGTGGCATTCTTTCCACCTCTTCGTTATGGATTAGCTTGCAAGCTCTGTTTGTAGTTTGTGATGCAAAGGCCGAATTATACCAATCCAACCGAAAAAATCCGTCGAATCAGATGAGTCAGGTGACAAAGTCGGAAAAGCCGTGTGAGACGGCCTTTCTCGGGTATGCTAATCCGAGAGGAGTGATAAATGCCCATGTTTTTCCACGGGATTCCCTTTGTCCATTTGGTCAAGCAATTTCCTGTGTTGCAAGCTTCCAATGGTTCTCGCAAGTCTCCGGATAAGCGGCAAGATGCCCGGCGTCTGATTGAGCGCATCGGCTTTGAGCCGGTTCATCTATTGCGTTCTTCGCCGGAATACTCGATCAGGCGGTGTTTGAGGGAATGCTTGCAGTACGGTGACACGGTGTTTGCTTTTTCTACATTACCATTTCCCCGCGTGCAGCTGAGTCCGCACGAATGGGGCGTTCGCTGTTTACAACTTCACGCGGCGGATTGGGCCGTCACGACGGATCAGCGGGCGATCAGATGGATTCGAGAGCATTTCCATTCCTTACCCGTTCTGTTTTGTCAAGCAGGGAAGCCTCCATTTTTTCGCGAAAGGGGATAAAGGTAAGGAAGTTTGGGAGGGATCGGGATGGACAACCAACTACCACTTGTACCAGTGGAGGAGATCGAACGGCGTTACCGACGGTTTCAACAGACGTTGGATCGGATGGAACTGGACGGCGCCCTGATCGCTCAAAATATCGATTTGTACTATCTAACGGGAACGATGCAATACGGTTTGCTTTTCGTTCCCCGGACAGGTGATCCGTGCCTTTACGTGAAAAAAAGTGTCACTCGTGCGAAGCGTGAATCCTCCGTGCCGGTGGAGCCGATGGGACGAATGCGGGAATTGCCGCAACGGATTGCGGAGCGCTTCGGCCCCATTCGCCGTGTGGGGATGGAATTGGATGTATTGCCGTATGCGCAGGCAACGTTTTACGCCAATAAATTGTTCCCGAAAGCCGAAATGACGGATATTTCGTTTCCACTTCGACTGCAACGAGCTGTCAAATCGGATTACGAATTAAATCAATTAAAACGAGCAGCCACTTGTGTGCGGGAGATCGTGGAAGCGCTTCCGGAAATGCTAAAACCAGGTATGCGGGAAGTGGAGCTGGCAGCCGAAATTGAACGGCGCTTACGGTTGAAGGGGAATATCAACCTATACCGAATGCGCGCCTTCAATCAAGAGCTTGTGCTGGGCATGGTCGCCTCAGGAGCGGCCGCTGCTGCTCCCACTTACTTCGATGGACCCGCTGGCGGGTTAGGCTTGAGCACCGCCAGTCCACAGGGGGCAGGTTGGAAAGAAATCCGAGTGGGTGAGCCGATTCTGGTGGATATCAGTGCGGTGATTGAAGGATATATCATCGATCAAACGCGGCTGGCGGTCATTGGTGAGCTGGATGCCGATCTGGAACACGCCTACAGGACCACACGCCGGATCCTGAAGGCAACAGAGGAAAAGGGAAAACCGGGGGTATCTTGGGAAGCGTTGTACGTGGAAGCATTGAAAATGGCGGATGAAGCCGGTTTGGTGGATCATTTTATGGGATACGGCGAAGATCAGGCCAAATTTTTGGGACACGGCGTCGGATTGGAGTTGGATGAACTGCCCGTTTTGGCACGCGGGTTCGATCAACCGTTGGAGGAGGGAATGGTGATCGCGGTGGAGCCGAAATTCACCTTCCCCGGACGGGGTGTGATCGGTATCGAAAACACGTATGTCGTGACGGCAGATGGTTTGCAGTCGTTGACCACCGCTACCGAAGAGATCGTCCGGGTGCGGGCGTGATCCATCAGGCTGAAGTCCCTGAAGGACACTTTCACGGTCGCCGTTTGATTCACAGTCTGTTTCCACTTTGGACCACGCCCAAGTTGCGGGTTGTGCTGTCACCTCACAAGGATCAAGTTGATGGAGTAGGTCTGGTCAATCACTTGTGCCGGGTGAGCCTGTTTCCCTCTCGTGCCTGTAATGCACACGCTCCATGGTTCTCGTGGGAAGCAGGCCATCCTTTATTAATGGAAAAGGTACTGACCCTTCGCGCCGGGTGAAGGGCTTTTTTTGTTCGCCTTTAAAAATCGCTTGACAACGGGTTTGTTTCCCACTCACAGATAGATGCCGATTTGAATACGATGACACCGTGTCGAGGGTTTCAGGCTGAAAAACCGGATAATCGCCTAATTTCGCCTCTCCCCATCACCCGCGAATAAGCCTGTTCATACAATAATCT
This genomic window contains:
- a CDS encoding alpha/beta-type small acid-soluble spore protein, which encodes MPRNNRILSPGARQALDQMKAEIAQEFGVQLGPDTTSRANGSVGGEITKRLVALAEQQMSGQAAAAVRR
- a CDS encoding M24 family metallopeptidase, whose translation is MDNQLPLVPVEEIERRYRRFQQTLDRMELDGALIAQNIDLYYLTGTMQYGLLFVPRTGDPCLYVKKSVTRAKRESSVPVEPMGRMRELPQRIAERFGPIRRVGMELDVLPYAQATFYANKLFPKAEMTDISFPLRLQRAVKSDYELNQLKRAATCVREIVEALPEMLKPGMREVELAAEIERRLRLKGNINLYRMRAFNQELVLGMVASGAAAAAPTYFDGPAGGLGLSTASPQGAGWKEIRVGEPILVDISAVIEGYIIDQTRLAVIGELDADLEHAYRTTRRILKATEEKGKPGVSWEALYVEALKMADEAGLVDHFMGYGEDQAKFLGHGVGLELDELPVLARGFDQPLEEGMVIAVEPKFTFPGRGVIGIENTYVVTADGLQSLTTATEEIVRVRA